From Psychrobacillus sp. FSL K6-2836, a single genomic window includes:
- the aroA gene encoding 3-phosphoshikimate 1-carboxyvinyltransferase, with protein sequence MSRKLDYAQPSLEGTISIPGDKSVSHRSIMFGAIAEGTTTVEGFLQSDDCLSTIDCFQKLGVEISIEGDKVKIDSNGIMNWIEPDEILYTGNSGTTTRLMLGILAGSSVSSVLIGDESIQKRPMRRVTDPLKQMSAKLIGRENGQFTPIAVEGTKLQAIQYKMPVASAQVKSAILLAALNADGETVVEEMETSRDHTEKMLDHFGANIDVDDKTIRLQGGQKLKGTHVVVPGDISSAAFLLVAGAIVPNSKLILTNVGLNPTRTGIMDVLQAMGASYTVNNSSNSSHEEMGTIEIESSALVGTEIGGELIPRLIDEIPIIALLATQANGKTIIKNAEELKVKETNRIDAVVNELKKLGANITATDDGMIIEGPTILHGGDLLTYGDHRIGMMAAVASLITTEPVTIDNAGCIAVSYPTFFEDISSVIK encoded by the coding sequence ATTAGCAGAAAATTAGATTATGCGCAGCCTTCGTTAGAAGGTACCATTAGTATACCTGGTGATAAATCTGTCTCGCATCGTTCCATTATGTTCGGTGCTATTGCAGAAGGGACTACAACAGTCGAAGGTTTTTTACAGAGCGATGATTGTTTGAGTACGATTGATTGCTTTCAAAAGCTTGGTGTAGAAATATCTATAGAAGGTGACAAAGTAAAGATCGACAGCAACGGAATTATGAACTGGATAGAACCCGATGAAATACTATATACGGGGAATTCAGGGACCACTACTCGTTTAATGCTAGGAATTTTAGCGGGTTCATCCGTTTCATCGGTTTTAATAGGTGACGAATCTATCCAAAAACGTCCAATGAGAAGAGTTACAGATCCGTTAAAACAAATGAGTGCTAAACTAATCGGGCGAGAAAACGGTCAGTTTACTCCAATTGCAGTGGAAGGAACTAAATTACAAGCTATTCAGTATAAAATGCCTGTAGCTAGTGCACAGGTAAAGTCTGCCATTTTATTGGCAGCTTTAAACGCAGACGGAGAAACAGTAGTTGAAGAAATGGAAACTTCTAGAGATCATACAGAGAAAATGCTAGATCACTTCGGCGCAAACATTGACGTAGATGATAAAACGATACGATTACAGGGTGGACAAAAGCTTAAAGGAACGCATGTAGTCGTACCCGGTGATATTTCCTCTGCAGCATTCTTACTAGTTGCTGGAGCGATTGTTCCTAATAGTAAGCTAATCTTAACGAATGTAGGCTTAAATCCAACAAGAACAGGTATTATGGATGTTCTGCAAGCAATGGGTGCTTCTTATACAGTTAATAACTCATCCAACAGCAGTCACGAAGAAATGGGTACTATTGAAATCGAGTCCTCTGCATTAGTTGGCACGGAAATCGGAGGAGAACTCATCCCCAGGCTTATTGATGAAATACCTATCATTGCCTTACTAGCTACACAGGCTAACGGGAAAACTATTATTAAAAATGCAGAAGAGCTAAAAGTGAAAGAAACAAATCGTATTGATGCAGTCGTAAATGAATTAAAGAAATTGGGAGCAAATATTACCGCCACAGATGATGGCATGATAATTGAAGGACCAACGATTCTACATGGCGGAGATTTACTCACTTACGGAGATCATCGTATTGGTATGATGGCCGCAGTGGCTTCTCTTATAACAACAGAGCCTGTCACAATTGACAATGCAGGTTGTATCGCTGTTTCGTATCCGACATTTTTTGAAGATATTTCTAGTGTTATAAAGTGA
- the hisC gene encoding histidinol-phosphate transaminase translates to MKFKQQISGLHAYQPGKTSDEVKKMFNLEKVTKLASNENPYGASPKVKEYFSNANLDFAIYPDGYASNLRTAVANHLNVSEKQLLFGNGSDENILIVSRAILRPGLNTIMADLTFGQYKHNAIVEGAEVREIALTVNGEHNLNNMLAAIDENTAIIWVCNPNNPTGTLTPSDKLKDFIEKVPKDVLIVLDEAYTEYITDNNYKDSIELLENYPNVLIMRTFSKAYGLASFRVGYAVGSEEVIAMLEPTREPFNNTILSQQVALIGLEDQAFIEQCKEKNNAGKARFVEYCEERDLNYYPSQTNFILMEVKADSDLVFQGLMKRGFIVRSGNALGKPGYLRITIGTEQQNSELLEKLDEVLKEEGVL, encoded by the coding sequence ATGAAATTCAAACAACAGATCAGTGGGTTGCATGCATATCAGCCTGGTAAAACTTCAGATGAAGTGAAGAAAATGTTTAACTTGGAAAAAGTGACCAAACTTGCATCCAATGAAAATCCTTATGGTGCTTCACCAAAAGTAAAAGAATACTTCTCAAATGCAAATCTAGATTTTGCAATTTATCCTGATGGATATGCGTCAAATCTAAGGACAGCTGTAGCGAATCATTTAAACGTCTCTGAAAAGCAATTATTATTTGGTAATGGATCTGACGAGAATATACTAATTGTATCAAGAGCTATTTTACGACCTGGATTGAATACAATTATGGCAGATTTAACATTTGGTCAATATAAGCATAATGCAATTGTTGAAGGGGCAGAGGTACGTGAAATTGCCCTGACAGTAAATGGAGAGCATAATTTAAACAATATGTTAGCAGCGATTGATGAAAACACTGCAATCATTTGGGTGTGTAATCCAAACAATCCAACTGGAACATTAACACCAAGCGATAAATTGAAGGATTTTATCGAAAAAGTGCCTAAGGATGTTTTAATCGTTTTAGATGAAGCATACACAGAATACATAACAGACAATAACTACAAAGATTCTATTGAATTATTAGAAAACTATCCAAACGTTTTAATAATGCGTACTTTCTCTAAAGCATATGGACTTGCAAGCTTCCGTGTTGGGTATGCAGTCGGATCAGAAGAAGTGATAGCAATGCTAGAGCCAACTCGCGAGCCATTTAATAATACTATATTAAGTCAGCAAGTAGCGCTAATTGGATTAGAAGATCAAGCATTTATAGAACAATGTAAAGAGAAAAATAACGCTGGGAAAGCCAGGTTCGTGGAATATTGCGAAGAACGAGATCTAAATTATTACCCTTCGCAAACTAATTTCATCTTAATGGAAGTGAAGGCCGATAGTGATTTAGTATTCCAAGGTTTGATGAAGCGAGGATTTATCGTTCGAAGTGGAAATGCATTAGGAAAACCTGGATACCTACGTATAACAATTGGAACCGAGCAGCAAAATAGTGAATTATTAGAAAAGCTAGATGAGGTTTTAAAAGAGGAAGGCGTCTTATAA
- the qcrB gene encoding menaquinol-cytochrome c reductase cytochrome b subunit produces MLNKIYDWVDERLDITPIWRDIADHEVPEHVNPAHHFSAFVYCFGGLTFFITVIQILSGMFLTMYYVPDIENAWESVYYLQNEVAFGEIVRGMHHWGASLVIVMMFLHTLRVFFTGSYKKPRELNWMVGVLIFAVMLGLGFTGYLLPWDMKALFATKVGIEIAASVPFIGGMIKTLLAGDETIIGAQTLTRFFAIHVFFLPAALFGLLAAHFIMIRRQGISGPL; encoded by the coding sequence GTGCTTAATAAAATCTATGATTGGGTGGATGAACGTCTAGATATTACACCTATATGGCGTGATATCGCAGACCACGAAGTACCAGAACACGTAAACCCTGCACATCATTTTTCAGCATTTGTATACTGTTTCGGAGGATTAACATTTTTCATCACAGTAATTCAAATCTTATCGGGTATGTTCTTAACTATGTATTACGTACCAGACATTGAAAATGCTTGGGAATCTGTTTACTATCTTCAAAATGAAGTAGCATTCGGTGAAATCGTGCGTGGGATGCATCACTGGGGAGCATCGCTAGTAATTGTTATGATGTTCTTACATACATTACGTGTATTCTTTACTGGTTCTTATAAAAAACCTCGTGAACTAAACTGGATGGTCGGAGTATTAATCTTCGCTGTTATGTTAGGTTTAGGATTTACAGGTTACTTACTTCCTTGGGACATGAAAGCATTGTTCGCAACAAAAGTAGGTATTGAAATTGCAGCATCAGTTCCATTTATAGGTGGAATGATAAAAACACTTTTAGCTGGTGATGAAACTATCATCGGTGCGCAAACATTAACAAGATTCTTTGCGATTCATGTGTTCTTCTTGCCAGCTGCTTTATTTGGATTACTTGCAGCTCACTTTATCATGATTCGTCGTCAAGGTATTTCTGGACCACTTTAA
- a CDS encoding prephenate dehydrogenase: MQQTVFIIGLGLIGGSLALGLKRNKEVKIIGYDANAHTLQTAKRISVIDEIAKNIEDGTEFADIIVFATPVSETIRLMNELPKWQLKNEVIITDTGSTKKEIMKAAISLRDKGITFIGGHPMAGSHKSGVEAARPILFENAYYLLTPFEEESHERIQVLIDLLQVTKAKLVLVGAEEHDHMTAVVSHFPHLVAASLVHQLSFENEQYPFTKQLAAGGFRDLTRIASANPIVWRDITLQNRKELSTQLQIWTNEMIKLQDLLSYADSSDIEDYFTTAKRIRDDLPINTQGAMFSVFDLYVDVPDYPGVISEITGYLAKDDISITNLRIVETREDVFGILVISFQSTDDRAKAVECIANNTAFETYIS; the protein is encoded by the coding sequence ATGCAGCAAACCGTATTCATAATAGGTCTCGGACTAATAGGGGGTTCCCTAGCTCTTGGTTTAAAACGCAATAAAGAAGTGAAAATAATTGGTTATGATGCCAATGCGCATACGCTACAAACAGCGAAAAGAATTAGTGTCATTGATGAAATTGCCAAGAATATAGAAGATGGAACTGAGTTTGCTGACATAATTGTTTTTGCTACTCCAGTAAGTGAAACAATCCGATTAATGAATGAATTGCCGAAATGGCAACTAAAGAATGAAGTAATTATTACGGATACGGGAAGTACGAAAAAAGAAATAATGAAAGCTGCCATTTCATTAAGAGATAAGGGCATAACATTTATAGGTGGTCACCCCATGGCAGGTTCCCACAAAAGTGGTGTGGAGGCTGCCAGACCGATCCTCTTTGAAAATGCGTATTATTTACTCACACCTTTTGAGGAAGAATCCCATGAACGTATTCAAGTTCTGATAGACTTATTGCAGGTAACGAAAGCGAAGTTAGTACTGGTCGGGGCAGAGGAACATGATCATATGACCGCTGTAGTTAGTCATTTTCCTCATTTAGTCGCAGCTTCGCTTGTGCATCAATTATCTTTTGAAAACGAACAATATCCCTTTACGAAACAGCTTGCGGCCGGTGGGTTTCGGGACCTTACAAGAATTGCTTCTGCCAATCCAATTGTATGGAGAGATATAACGCTTCAAAATCGTAAGGAACTTAGTACTCAATTACAGATATGGACGAATGAAATGATTAAATTGCAAGACTTACTTTCATACGCTGATTCCAGTGATATAGAAGATTATTTTACTACCGCTAAAAGAATAAGAGATGATCTTCCTATAAATACACAAGGGGCGATGTTTAGCGTATTCGACCTGTATGTTGACGTACCTGATTATCCTGGGGTCATCTCAGAGATTACAGGGTATTTAGCAAAAGATGATATTAGTATTACAAACTTACGAATTGTAGAAACTCGTGAGGATGTTTTCGGAATACTAGTCATAAGCTTTCAATCGACAGATGATCGTGCAAAAGCTGTAGAGTGTATTGCCAATAACACAGCATTTGAAACGTATATTTCTTAG
- a CDS encoding ReoY family proteolytic degradation factor: protein MTASVSVGEKKEFVRWFLKKYQMKRRECVWILNYLISHETLLNNVHFVEEAHYCPRAMIMSVTTSSGIPFRFYKGSIMTADAEKSFHDLRLHPEEDMYIQLNFQMMPPSPEYLAVLEENPYMPKYLQISEKDKLIAEDIVSESLYSFQVEQLKKQIDQAIDENNKEKFMELSSLWKQIQHKEV, encoded by the coding sequence GTGACTGCTTCTGTTTCAGTTGGTGAGAAAAAAGAATTTGTTCGGTGGTTTTTAAAAAAGTATCAGATGAAAAGAAGAGAGTGCGTGTGGATCTTGAATTACTTGATAAGCCATGAAACCTTATTGAATAACGTACACTTTGTGGAGGAGGCGCATTATTGTCCTCGAGCGATGATTATGTCGGTTACGACGTCTTCAGGTATCCCGTTTCGTTTTTACAAGGGAAGTATTATGACTGCTGATGCTGAAAAGTCCTTCCATGATTTGCGATTACATCCAGAAGAGGATATGTATATTCAATTGAACTTTCAAATGATGCCACCTAGTCCTGAGTATTTGGCAGTATTAGAAGAGAATCCGTATATGCCAAAATATTTGCAGATTAGTGAAAAGGATAAATTGATAGCTGAGGATATAGTTAGTGAAAGCTTGTATTCATTTCAAGTGGAGCAATTAAAAAAGCAGATTGATCAAGCAATTGATGAAAATAACAAAGAAAAGTTTATGGAGCTTTCTTCGTTATGGAAGCAAATACAACATAAAGAGGTTTAG
- a CDS encoding tetratricopeptide repeat protein, which produces MDNLTPFIQAMEEGNIEKLGTMIDNFLLNGDPDEQYQLADLVTQFGFLQEAITILEHLQFLFPEENQLKIDQAQLYLEMDKEDEALEMLTTIEKTSDTYPQALLTLADYYQMIGLYEVAEQKINEAITLLPKEPLLMYAKGELLFETGRYLEAARVMKDLLPFQESIQAVDLSLKLAEIYSAGAAYEEAIPYYTEALKKEVAPDVLFHAAYASFQVQHFETAAKQLEDLLQIDPDYFSGYMLLAETYASLEKNEDALKAITDGIARDEYEKEYYLFAGKISLKLGKVKEAENFLREAIALDPEYMDAIFILSSLFSTEEKDEQLVELYETLKQEHFEWAAMFPFLAAAYERLESYEKAYEFYQLAYTEHKEDVPFLEKYVYFLLEEGKRAEAKEIVLILQKLQPENSEWFEMFE; this is translated from the coding sequence ATGGACAACTTGACACCTTTTATCCAGGCGATGGAAGAAGGAAACATTGAGAAACTCGGAACAATGATTGATAATTTTTTATTGAATGGCGATCCCGATGAGCAGTATCAGCTTGCAGATTTAGTAACACAATTTGGATTTTTACAGGAAGCTATTACTATCTTAGAACATCTTCAGTTTTTATTTCCTGAGGAAAATCAGCTGAAGATTGATCAAGCCCAGCTTTATCTGGAAATGGATAAGGAGGATGAAGCTCTAGAAATGCTTACGACTATTGAAAAAACTAGCGATACATATCCGCAAGCCCTGCTCACATTAGCTGACTATTATCAAATGATTGGATTATATGAGGTGGCTGAACAAAAAATAAATGAAGCCATCACGTTATTACCAAAAGAACCATTACTTATGTATGCTAAAGGAGAATTATTGTTTGAAACCGGCAGATACTTAGAAGCAGCACGCGTAATGAAGGATTTACTTCCCTTTCAAGAGTCCATACAAGCAGTAGATTTATCGCTTAAATTAGCGGAAATCTATAGTGCAGGAGCAGCCTATGAAGAGGCAATTCCATACTATACAGAAGCACTGAAAAAAGAAGTCGCACCAGACGTACTATTTCATGCAGCTTATGCGTCCTTCCAAGTACAACATTTTGAAACTGCTGCAAAACAGTTAGAGGATCTACTTCAAATTGATCCTGACTACTTCTCTGGCTACATGCTACTTGCTGAGACATATGCTAGCTTAGAAAAAAATGAGGATGCTCTAAAAGCAATTACAGATGGTATTGCTCGTGATGAATATGAAAAAGAATATTATTTATTTGCAGGTAAAATTTCTTTGAAATTGGGTAAAGTGAAAGAAGCAGAAAATTTTTTAAGAGAAGCGATTGCTCTTGACCCAGAATATATGGACGCTATTTTTATTTTGTCTTCCTTATTTTCAACAGAAGAGAAGGATGAGCAGTTAGTAGAACTCTATGAAACGTTGAAGCAAGAGCATTTTGAATGGGCTGCAATGTTCCCATTTTTAGCAGCTGCTTATGAAAGATTAGAATCCTATGAAAAAGCATACGAATTTTATCAGCTTGCATATACTGAACATAAAGAGGATGTTCCTTTTTTAGAGAAGTATGTTTATTTCCTTCTAGAGGAAGGGAAAAGGGCAGAGGCGAAAGAGATTGTGCTGATTTTGCAAAAACTTCAACCGGAAAATAGTGAGTGGTTTGAAATGTTTGAATAA
- a CDS encoding DUF1405 domain-containing protein, with the protein MKTLLLYIKMVLFNKTFMWLLFIVNLIGTIYGYYWYKGQLSQTESKFLLFVPDSPTASLFFTIALLAWLLKKNWKLIEALALITLVKYGLWAVVMNVWTYVENDYLGWMGWMLVASHFAMAIQAILYIPYYRFTWIHIFIAAVWTLHNDVIDYVFDQMPTYRSLYKYADQIGYFTFWLSIACIILATFIYQKRSKLIS; encoded by the coding sequence ATGAAAACATTGCTACTGTATATAAAAATGGTTCTCTTTAACAAAACATTTATGTGGCTATTATTCATAGTAAACCTAATCGGTACCATATATGGTTACTATTGGTATAAAGGGCAGTTATCCCAAACAGAGTCTAAGTTTCTTCTATTCGTACCCGACAGTCCTACAGCAAGTTTGTTTTTCACAATTGCTTTGTTGGCATGGCTGTTAAAGAAAAATTGGAAGTTAATCGAAGCTCTAGCATTAATCACACTTGTAAAATATGGATTATGGGCAGTAGTGATGAATGTTTGGACATACGTAGAAAATGATTATCTCGGTTGGATGGGGTGGATGCTTGTAGCATCGCATTTTGCAATGGCGATCCAAGCTATCTTATACATTCCTTATTATCGCTTTACATGGATACATATTTTTATTGCTGCTGTTTGGACATTACATAATGATGTGATAGATTATGTATTTGATCAAATGCCAACATATAGAAGCTTGTATAAATACGCCGATCAGATCGGTTATTTTACATTTTGGCTATCGATTGCATGTATTATCTTAGCTACGTTCATTTATCAAAAAAGGTCAAAGCTTATTAGTTGA
- a CDS encoding QcrA and Rieske domain-containing protein has product MSNNKVSRRQFLSYTLTGVGGFMAAGMLMPMVRFAVDPVLQKKEGGDFVITEMKTADITEVPQRVDFTFEQVDAWYKSDVTNSAWVYKEGDQIIALSPVCKHLGCTVNWEADPAHKNQFFCPCHAGRYEKNGKNVPKTPPLGPLDQFEVRENDGFLEIGKAIPNTLV; this is encoded by the coding sequence ATGAGTAACAATAAAGTATCAAGACGTCAATTTTTAAGTTATACCTTAACAGGAGTTGGCGGATTTATGGCAGCAGGTATGCTAATGCCAATGGTACGTTTTGCAGTTGATCCTGTATTGCAGAAAAAAGAAGGCGGAGATTTCGTAATAACTGAGATGAAAACTGCAGATATTACGGAGGTTCCTCAACGTGTAGATTTCACTTTTGAACAAGTGGATGCATGGTACAAGTCTGATGTAACAAATTCAGCATGGGTTTACAAAGAAGGAGATCAGATTATTGCATTGTCTCCAGTATGTAAACATTTAGGCTGTACGGTAAACTGGGAAGCTGACCCGGCGCACAAAAATCAATTCTTCTGTCCATGTCATGCTGGCCGTTATGAGAAAAACGGAAAAAATGTTCCAAAAACACCGCCTCTAGGTCCGTTGGATCAATTTGAAGTGCGTGAAAATGACGGTTTCTTAGAAATTGGAAAAGCTATACCTAACACATTAGTTTAA
- a CDS encoding YitT family protein, whose translation MGLGLKFKNIMMIIFGAAIYSFGFVHFNMQNELGEGGFSGITLVLYFAFNWDVALMNLLLNIPMFILGWKLLGRKMFAYTLIGTISVSVFLKVFDIYEFQLGLEDDLFLVSLFAGVFVGLGLGIIFKYGGTTGGVDIIARLVFKYKGWSMGKTMFIFDAFVILLSWATFLNERSMMYTLVAVYVGARVIDFVQEGAYSARGAFIISEKQSEIADLITDKLSRGVTIFNGRGHFTKNDRDVLYCVVAKNQITSLKNVITSIDPHAFVSITEVHDVMGEGFTLDDEKKPIE comes from the coding sequence ATGGGACTTGGACTTAAATTTAAAAATATTATGATGATTATTTTTGGAGCAGCCATTTATAGTTTTGGCTTTGTTCATTTTAATATGCAAAATGAGCTTGGAGAAGGCGGATTTTCTGGTATTACCCTAGTTTTATATTTTGCTTTCAATTGGGATGTCGCCTTGATGAACCTTTTATTAAATATACCAATGTTTATCTTAGGGTGGAAGCTGTTGGGTAGGAAAATGTTTGCCTATACATTAATCGGTACCATTTCAGTATCTGTATTTTTAAAAGTATTTGATATTTATGAATTTCAACTAGGGTTAGAGGATGACCTATTTCTAGTTTCCCTTTTTGCTGGTGTTTTCGTAGGTTTAGGTTTAGGAATTATTTTCAAATACGGAGGAACAACTGGAGGGGTTGATATTATTGCCCGTCTTGTATTTAAATACAAGGGTTGGAGCATGGGTAAAACTATGTTTATCTTCGATGCATTTGTCATATTATTGTCATGGGCAACATTCTTAAATGAGCGTTCTATGATGTATACCCTAGTTGCGGTATATGTTGGAGCTAGGGTTATCGATTTTGTACAAGAAGGTGCTTATTCTGCTAGAGGTGCATTCATCATATCTGAAAAGCAAAGTGAAATTGCAGATCTAATTACAGATAAATTATCTCGTGGCGTCACAATTTTTAATGGCCGTGGTCACTTCACAAAAAATGATAGAGATGTTCTTTATTGTGTAGTAGCTAAAAATCAAATTACTTCCTTAAAAAATGTTATAACTTCTATCGATCCACATGCTTTTGTTTCAATAACAGAAGTTCACGATGTCATGGGTGAAGGCTTTACATTAGATGATGAGAAGAAACCGATTGAATAA
- a CDS encoding zinc metallopeptidase — protein MVSYLVYFAIILLLPLYAQMKVKRTYKKYSKVRSTSGMTGAQVARTILDANGLTDVQVVESRGFLSDHYNPMTKIVALSSHNFHEASVAGSAIAAHEVGHAIQHKESYSFLNLRHKLVPVANISSNASWIFIMIGMLASFSNLLLIGIVLLAAGVVFQIVTLPVEFNASSRAMDQMVSHGIIRNEEEPHAKKVLSAAALTYVAAAAVAVLELLRLVLIYTGMTRND, from the coding sequence TTGGTTTCTTATCTCGTGTATTTTGCGATAATTCTATTATTGCCTTTGTATGCACAAATGAAGGTTAAAAGAACATATAAAAAGTATTCAAAAGTTCGTTCTACTTCTGGAATGACAGGTGCTCAAGTAGCAAGAACAATTTTAGATGCAAATGGTTTAACGGATGTCCAAGTTGTTGAAAGCAGAGGGTTTTTAAGTGATCACTACAATCCAATGACAAAAATAGTGGCATTGTCCTCTCATAATTTTCATGAAGCTTCTGTTGCAGGATCTGCGATTGCAGCACATGAGGTTGGTCATGCTATTCAACACAAAGAATCATATTCGTTCTTAAATTTACGTCACAAACTTGTTCCAGTTGCTAATATTTCTTCTAATGCTTCTTGGATATTCATCATGATAGGAATGCTTGCTAGCTTCTCTAATCTACTTTTAATAGGGATTGTGCTGCTAGCTGCTGGAGTTGTATTCCAAATTGTTACGCTACCTGTGGAATTTAACGCTTCTAGTCGAGCGATGGACCAAATGGTGTCTCACGGCATTATTCGCAATGAAGAAGAACCTCATGCGAAAAAGGTATTAAGTGCAGCCGCGTTAACCTATGTTGCTGCTGCAGCGGTGGCAGTTCTAGAGTTATTACGCTTAGTATTAATCTATACTGGAATGACTCGGAACGATTAA
- a CDS encoding menaquinol-cytochrome c reductase cytochrome b/c subunit, producing the protein MHRGKGMKFVGDSRVPDLSNRKKNTPKDYSEYPGKTEAFWPDFLLKEWLVGAVFLVGYLVLTVAHPSPLERPADPADTGYIPVPDWYFLFLYQLLKYEFASGPYNVIGAIVMPGLAFGALLLVPFLDTSKERSPWKRPLPTGFMMLALASIIFLTWESVVNHDWEAAKAYGEIKEEVSVEFDETSEGYQLYQASSCIGCHGNSFEGGIGLPLVGVDMTAEEIVEIAHEGRGGMPGGTYTGTEEELQKLAEFITTLQPAE; encoded by the coding sequence ATGCATCGCGGAAAAGGCATGAAATTCGTTGGAGACTCACGTGTACCAGATCTTTCTAACCGTAAGAAAAACACTCCAAAAGACTATTCTGAGTATCCAGGCAAAACAGAAGCTTTCTGGCCTGACTTTTTACTAAAAGAATGGTTAGTCGGTGCGGTTTTCTTAGTTGGTTATTTGGTATTAACTGTTGCACATCCATCACCACTTGAACGCCCAGCTGATCCAGCTGACACAGGTTATATTCCAGTACCAGACTGGTATTTCTTATTTTTATACCAATTATTAAAATATGAATTTGCTTCAGGACCATACAATGTTATTGGAGCAATTGTTATGCCAGGATTGGCTTTCGGAGCGCTATTATTAGTACCGTTTTTAGATACAAGTAAAGAAAGAAGTCCATGGAAACGTCCATTACCGACAGGATTTATGATGTTAGCACTTGCTTCAATCATTTTCTTAACTTGGGAATCTGTTGTAAACCATGATTGGGAAGCTGCAAAAGCTTATGGTGAAATTAAAGAAGAAGTTTCAGTTGAATTTGATGAAACTTCAGAAGGCTATCAGCTTTACCAAGCTTCATCCTGTATTGGGTGTCACGGTAACTCCTTCGAGGGTGGTATAGGTCTACCATTAGTAGGCGTAGACATGACTGCTGAGGAGATCGTTGAAATTGCTCATGAAGGTAGAGGCGGTATGCCTGGTGGAACTTACACAGGTACTGAAGAAGAGCTACAAAAACTTGCTGAGTTTATCACAACACTTCAACCAGCAGAATAA
- a CDS encoding YpiF family protein — translation MHWNGKDSKVYQAEKEFIDTAVIPLIQIDGSDEGFQFAASAADFTLSLANVIENQFKGRIVLFPSFSYTRSQDKQSVFESWQEELNKASFKHIFYVTSDRDWSTMGEDQNIIWIPSVPLDSMDQKMKNSVLEDQLRQLIPIFAKKWAN, via the coding sequence ATGCATTGGAACGGAAAAGATAGTAAAGTATATCAAGCAGAAAAAGAATTCATAGACACAGCAGTAATCCCACTTATACAGATTGATGGTTCTGATGAAGGTTTCCAATTTGCTGCCTCTGCAGCTGACTTCACGTTGTCATTAGCTAACGTAATTGAAAATCAGTTCAAAGGAAGGATTGTTTTATTTCCTTCCTTCTCTTATACAAGAAGTCAGGACAAGCAATCGGTATTTGAATCTTGGCAGGAAGAACTAAACAAAGCCTCATTCAAGCACATCTTTTACGTTACTTCTGATAGAGATTGGAGTACAATGGGAGAAGACCAAAATATTATTTGGATTCCGTCTGTTCCACTAGATTCCATGGACCAAAAAATGAAAAACTCAGTATTAGAAGATCAATTACGACAACTTATTCCTATTTTTGCGAAAAAATGGGCGAATTAG
- the aroH gene encoding chorismate mutase, which produces MIRGVRGATTVTADSNELVLQETSRLVEEMAKANDILPEDIASVVISTTTDITSAFPARAVRGLEGWSYVPVMCTHEMSVPGALEKCIRLLMHVNTEKTQQEVQHIYLNNAVQLRPDLLK; this is translated from the coding sequence ATGATTAGAGGCGTAAGAGGAGCAACTACAGTAACAGCGGATTCAAACGAATTAGTACTTCAGGAAACTAGTCGTCTTGTAGAAGAAATGGCAAAAGCGAATGATATCTTACCGGAAGACATTGCTTCGGTCGTTATTTCAACTACGACGGATATTACTTCTGCATTTCCTGCAAGAGCTGTTCGAGGCTTAGAAGGGTGGTCTTATGTTCCGGTGATGTGCACCCACGAAATGAGCGTACCTGGGGCGTTAGAAAAGTGTATTCGATTACTAATGCATGTAAATACGGAGAAAACACAGCAAGAAGTCCAGCATATCTACTTAAATAACGCTGTCCAATTAAGACCAGATTTACTAAAATAA